From one Nothobranchius furzeri strain GRZ-AD chromosome 2, NfurGRZ-RIMD1, whole genome shotgun sequence genomic stretch:
- the LOC129165078 gene encoding LOW QUALITY PROTEIN: zinc finger protein 678 (The sequence of the model RefSeq protein was modified relative to this genomic sequence to represent the inferred CDS: substituted 1 base at 1 genomic stop codon), with protein sequence MDTDVHQVVLVKKEVLDEQSAGVDQQNPKHLHMKEEQEELWTSVEGEYLHLKEETDAARFRFTDISIKSEDDEEKPLFSQLHQQQIEDRNVPTTSSADQMTADTGGGAETSRNPDLNPHEQISDSSETEVSGDDEDDDVNLNSELSDFGAGTGDGDDDWNESRSSVSDVKTINKSFSCPECGEQFLHKWSLQKHVSVTSHSAIRSLDCLVKKKCVGATQQVESCKKVQTKVKSFSCDLCGQGFSQKSTLNRHTRVHSGQKPFACEFCEKRFSEKTHLNYHIRVHTGQKPFACELCGQRFSRKESLNKHMRVHTGQKPFACEFCEKRFSEKTHLNYHIRVHTGQKPFACELCGQRFSRKESLNIHMRVHTGQKPFACXFCEKRFSEKTHLNYHIRVHTGQKPFACELCGQRFSRKTHLNIHMRVHTGQKPFACEFCGKRFSQKTHLNHHIRVHTGQKPFACELCGQRFSRKESLNIHMRVHTGQKPFACEFCGQRFSHKTTLTYHTRVHTGQKPFACELCGQRFCGKTSLNSHTTIHTGQKPFACELCGQIFNRKTSLHRHMSIHTRHKLFTCEHCGKIFSQKPQLNRHMTVHTGQKP encoded by the exons atggacacag atgtccATCAGGTGGTGCTGGTTAAAAAAGAAGTTCTTGatgaacagagtgctggtgtggaccagcagaaCCCAAAACACCTCCATATGAAGGAGGAACAagaggaactctggaccagtgTGGAAGGAGAATATCtccatttgaaggaggagactgatgctgccaggtttcgGTTCACTGatatttctataaagagtgaagatgatgaagagaaacctctgttttcacagcttcatcagcagcaaatagaagacagaaatGTTCCAACCACCAGTTCTgctgaccagatgacagcagacactggtggaggagcagaaactagcaggaacccagacctgaaccctcatgaacagatatccgattcttcagagactgaagttagtggagatgatgaagatgatgatgtgaatctaaactctgagctgtcagactttgGGGCTGGAACTGGAGATGGAGacgatgactggaatgagagcagatCTTCTGTGTCAGATGTTAAGACGATTAACAAATCTTTTAGctgtcctgagtgtggtgaacAATTTCTCCACAAAtggtctctccagaaacatgtgagcgtgacaagtcattcagcaatAAGGTCTTTAGACTGTTTGGTTAAAAAGAAGTGTGTTGGAGCGACACAACAAGTAGAATCATGCAAGAAAGTCCAGACAAAAGTAAAATCTTTTAGCTGTGATTTGTGTGGACAAGGATTTAGCcagaagtcaactttaaacagacacacgagagtccactctggacagaaaccttttgcctgtgagttctgtgaaaaaagatttagcgAAAAGACGCATTTAAACTATCAtataagagtccacacaggacagaaaccttttgcctgtgagctctgtggacaaaggttcAGCCGAAAGGAAAGTTTAAACAAacatatgagagtccacacaggacagaaaccttttgcctgtgagttctgtgaaaaaagatttagcgAAAAGACGCATTTAAACTATCAtataagagtccacacaggacagaaaccttttgcctgtgagctctgtggacaaaggttcAGCCGAAAGGAAAGTTTAAACATacatatgagagtccacacaggacagaaaccttttgcctgttagttctgtgaaaaaagatttagcgAAAAGACGCATTTAAACTATCAtataagagtccacacaggacagaaaccttttgcctgtgagctctgtggacaaaggttcAGCAGAAAGACGCATTTAAACATacatatgagagtccacacaggacagaaaccttttgcctgtgagttctgtggtaaaagatttagccaaaagacgcaTTTAAACCATCAtataagagtccacacaggacagaaaccttttgcctgtgagctctgtggacaaaggttcAGCCGAAAGGAAAGTTTAAACATacatatgagagtccacacaggacagaaaccttttgcctgtgagttctgtggacaaagatttagccataagacAACTTTAACCTATCAcacaagagtccacacaggacaaaaacctttcgcttgtgagctctgtgggcagAGATTCTGTGGAAAGACAAGTTTAAATAGTCACACgacaatccacacaggacagaaaccttttgcttgtgagctctgtgggcagATATTTAACCGAAAGACTAGTTTACATCGTCACATGAGCATCCACACAAGACATAAACTTTTTACTTGTGAACATTGTGGAAAAATATTTAGCCAAAAGCCAcagttaaacagacacatgacagtccatacaggacagaagccttag
- the LOC139066160 gene encoding gastrula zinc finger protein XlCGF57.1-like has protein sequence MDTDVHQVVLVKKEVLDEQSAGVDQQNPKHLHMKEEQEELWTSVEGEYLHLKEETDAARFRFTDISIKSEDDEEKPLFSQLHQQQIEDRNVPTTSSADQMTADTGGGAETSRNPDLNPHEQISDSSETEVSGDDEDDDVNLNSELSDFGAGTGDGDDDWNESRSSVSDVKTINKSFSCPECGEQFLHKWSLQKHVSVTSHSAIRSLDCLVKKKCVGATQQVESCKKVQTKVKSFSCDLCGQGFSQKSTLNRHTRVHSGQKPFACEFCGKRFSQKTSLNYHTRVHTGQKPFACELCGQRFSQKTILNIHMRVHTGQKPFACEFCGKRFSQKTHLNYHIRVHTGQKPFACELCGQRFSRKASLNIHMRVHTGQKPFACELCGQRFSHKTTLTYHTRVHTGQKPFACELCGQRFSGKTSLNSHTTIHTGQKPFACELCGQIFNRKTSLNRHMSIHTRHKLFTCEHCGKIFSQKPQLNRHMTVHTGQKPLACELCGQRFYHKTDVNRHMIVHTGQKPIACELCGQRFSQKTNLNRHMRVHTEHKEHI, from the exons atggacacag atgtccATCAGGTGGTGCTGGTTAAAAAAGAAGTTCTTGatgaacagagtgctggtgtggaccagcagaaCCCAAAACACCTCCATatgaaggaggaacaggaggaactctggaccagtgTGGAAGGAGAATATCtccatttgaaggaggagactgatgctgccaggtttcgGTTCACTGatatttctataaagagtgaagatgatgaagagaaacctctgttttcacagcttcatcagcagcaaatagaagacagaaatGTTCCAACCACCAGTTCTgctgaccagatgacagcagacactggtggaggagcagaaactagcaggaacccagacctgaaccctcatgaacagatatccgattcttcagagactgaagttagtggagatgatgaagatgatgatgtgaatctaaactctgagctgtcagactttgGGGCTGGAACTGGAGATGGAGacgatgactggaatgagagcagatCTTCTGTGTCAGATGTTAAGACGATTAACAAATCTTTTAGctgtcctgagtgtggtgaacAATTTCTCCACAAAtggtctctccagaaacatgtgagcgtgacaagtcattcagcaatAAGGTCTTTAGACTGTTTGGTTAAAAAGAAGTGTGTTGGAGCGACACAACAAGTAGAATCATGCAAGAAAGTCCAGACAAAAGTAAAATCTTTTAGCTGTGATTTGTGTGGACAAGGATTTAGCcagaagtcaactttaaacagacacacgagagtccactctggacagaaaccttttgcctgtgagttctgtggaaaaagatttagccaaaagacaagtttaaactatcatacaagagtccacacaggacagaaaccttttgcctgtgagctctgtggacaaaggttcAGCCAAAAGACAATTTTAAACATacatatgagagtccacacaggacagaaaccttttgcctgtgagttctgtggaaaaagatttagccaaaagacgcaTTTAAACTATCATATAAGAgtacacacaggacagaaaccttttgcctgtgagctctgtggacaaaggttcagccgaaaggcaagtttaaacatacatatgagagtccacacaggacagaaaccttttgcctgtgagctctgtggacaaagatttagccataagacAACTTTAACCTATCAcacaagagtccacacaggacaaaaacctttcgcttgtgagctctgtgggcagAGATTCAGTGGAAAGACAAGTTTAAATAGTCACACgacaatccacacaggacagaaaccttttgcttgtgagctctgtgggcagATATTTAACCGAAAGACTAGTTTAAATCGTCACATGAGCATCCACACAAGACATAAACTTTTTACTTGTGAACATTGTGGAAAAATATTTAGCCAAAAGCCAcagttaaacagacacatgacagtccatacaggacagaagcccttagcttgtgagctctgtggacaaagattttacCATAAGACGGATGTAAACAGACACATGAtcgttcacacaggacagaaacctattgcttgtgagctctgtggacagagatttagccaaaagacaaatttaaacagacatatgagagtccacacagaacACAAGGAACATATTTAA